One segment of Akkermansiaceae bacterium DNA contains the following:
- a CDS encoding metalloregulator ArsR/SmtB family transcription factor produces MPSILKSLKLLSDPTRIRILLLLADEPLNVAELQEILGMGQSRISTQLSQLRQEGLVTSARSGKNNVYAISAPDALMEVARQATGEIPEVAADSKTLSHILRKRRDKTRAYFDELAGKFGKSYVPGRSWKSLAEAMLKILNYDVVADLGAGEGTLAQLLAPRAKKVIAIDNSPKMVEFGKNLAREHGLSHLEYRLGDIETPPIEDNSVDLAIFSQALHHAEHPGKALAAAHKLLVPGGKLVILDLLQHSFDQAKELYADTWLGFSEVELYHMMEKAGFKDIETTIVDKESEAPHFQTLLAIGEK; encoded by the coding sequence ATGCCGTCAATTCTTAAATCTCTAAAACTGCTGTCGGATCCTACCCGAATCCGTATTTTACTCCTTCTTGCCGATGAACCGCTGAATGTGGCGGAGCTCCAGGAGATCCTCGGAATGGGGCAAAGCCGGATCTCGACCCAGCTTTCCCAACTGAGGCAGGAAGGCCTGGTCACCAGTGCCCGGTCCGGCAAAAACAACGTTTACGCCATCTCGGCGCCCGATGCCCTGATGGAGGTTGCCCGGCAGGCCACCGGTGAGATCCCCGAGGTGGCAGCCGATTCCAAGACGTTATCACATATTCTGCGGAAACGGCGTGATAAAACGCGGGCCTATTTCGATGAGTTGGCGGGTAAGTTCGGGAAAAGCTATGTTCCGGGGAGATCCTGGAAATCGCTTGCCGAGGCGATGTTGAAAATCCTCAACTACGATGTGGTGGCCGACCTTGGCGCCGGTGAGGGAACACTGGCGCAGCTGCTCGCACCGAGGGCAAAAAAGGTCATCGCCATCGATAACTCACCGAAGATGGTTGAGTTCGGCAAAAACCTTGCCAGGGAACATGGATTATCGCATCTGGAATACCGTCTCGGTGATATCGAAACCCCTCCCATAGAGGACAACTCGGTGGATCTCGCCATTTTTTCCCAGGCGCTGCATCATGCGGAACACCCCGGCAAGGCCTTAGCCGCAGCGCACAAGTTGTTAGTCCCAGGGGGCAAACTGGTCATCCTCGACCTTCTTCAACACAGCTTTGACCAGGCGAAGGAGCTCTACGCCGATACCTGGTTAGGGTTTTCCGAAGTTGAACTCTATCACATGATGGAAAAGGCAGGGTTTAAAGATATAGAAACCACCATCGTGGATAAAGAGAGCGAGGCGCCGCATTTTCAGACCTTGCTTGCCATTGGTGAGAAGTAG
- a CDS encoding methionine adenosyltransferase: protein MSKPFIFSSESVTEGHPDKVCDTISDAVLDACLEQDRSSRVACETFVKDNVVGLAGEITTNAQFDYGTVVKNTLKEIGYDADYAKDTDYSYTCKFEKGAFLMNMLGQQSPDIKQGVDAEDAADKGHNEQGAGDQGIMFGYATNDTKELMPAAIHYAHRLGEALTKLRKDRVHTWLRPDSKTQVSIEYIDNKPNRFTSVVISTMHAKEISTQEIRDILTRDLIEKHLPGNLLTPETAILINPTGLFVVGGPEGDAGLTGRKIIVDTYGGMGRHGGGAFSGKDPSKVDRSAAYMCRWVAKNIVAAGLARECELQLAYAIGHPHPVSVNVNTFGSAEVDEAQIEKAVNEVFSFKPADIIKQLDLLRPIYGRTTNYGHFGREDAGLPWEQTNKVDALKAAL from the coding sequence ATGAGCAAGCCATTCATTTTTTCTTCTGAATCCGTCACCGAAGGTCACCCGGACAAGGTCTGTGACACCATCTCCGATGCCGTCCTCGACGCCTGTCTTGAGCAGGACAGATCAAGCCGTGTAGCCTGTGAAACCTTCGTCAAGGACAACGTCGTGGGTCTCGCCGGTGAGATCACGACCAATGCCCAGTTCGATTACGGCACGGTGGTCAAAAACACGCTCAAGGAGATCGGCTACGATGCCGATTACGCGAAGGACACCGACTACTCCTACACCTGCAAATTCGAAAAAGGGGCTTTCCTGATGAATATGCTCGGGCAGCAGTCACCTGACATCAAACAAGGCGTTGATGCCGAGGATGCGGCCGACAAGGGCCATAACGAACAAGGTGCGGGCGATCAGGGTATCATGTTTGGTTACGCCACCAATGATACCAAGGAGCTCATGCCCGCTGCCATTCACTATGCGCACCGCCTTGGGGAGGCGCTGACCAAGCTGCGTAAAGACCGCGTCCACACCTGGTTGCGACCCGACTCCAAAACCCAGGTCAGCATCGAATACATCGACAACAAGCCGAACCGGTTCACTTCCGTGGTCATCTCCACCATGCACGCCAAGGAGATATCCACCCAGGAAATCCGCGATATTCTCACGCGCGACCTGATTGAAAAACATCTCCCCGGCAACCTGCTGACCCCGGAAACCGCTATCCTCATCAACCCCACCGGACTCTTTGTCGTTGGTGGTCCGGAAGGGGATGCCGGCCTAACGGGGCGTAAAATCATCGTCGACACCTACGGGGGCATGGGCCGTCACGGTGGCGGTGCCTTCTCAGGAAAAGACCCCTCCAAAGTCGACCGCTCAGCCGCTTACATGTGCCGCTGGGTTGCGAAGAACATCGTTGCCGCCGGCCTCGCCCGCGAGTGTGAACTTCAGCTTGCCTACGCGATCGGCCACCCTCATCCGGTCAGTGTCAACGTCAACACCTTCGGCTCCGCCGAGGTCGATGAAGCGCAGATCGAAAAAGCCGTCAACGAGGTCTTTTCCTTTAAACCGGCCGACATCATCAAACAGCTCGACCTGCTCCGCCCGATCTACGGCAGGACCACCAACTACGGCCACTTTGGTCGCGAGGACGCCGGGCTTCCGTGGGAACAGACCAACAAGGTGGATGCCCTGAAAGCCGCACTCTAA
- the rpoN gene encoding RNA polymerase factor sigma-54, producing the protein MPSAGLHQNLSQQQTLSPQMRQSLEILQANTMELSQLLSQAAEMNPTLEITEDTEELDDRPPPDAETDYENLSEFDDYWREDAIMTQGSRQHTADDEQRREFLYNSIVAPQTLQQHLLDQLNRAAVDDEKYMAAEYLIGCINDTGFLDDPIEDIATISPFTLKQLRSAQSLVQGFDPPGVAVENLTESLLLQLQLLGRGGSLESRIVDQHLSDLARRRFSDITRALGVSHEAVIEAAERIARLNPDPGAAFDATSNPHVSADLELLRDDDGNFYARLTGDHLPNIRISNHYKDLLAKLNSDPKARKYLRDNMHEGRQIINAVSQRQETLLKIGTEIIKRQPDFLVHGKGRLRPMTMHDVAEAVGVHAATISRAVSAKYILTPHGMMELRAFFSSGYTTRQGTEISNTGVRDAIQQLVANENTAKPLSDTVIEKQLKAKGIKVARRTIAKYRDQLGILPSHLRKRHG; encoded by the coding sequence ATGCCCTCAGCCGGCCTCCATCAAAACCTCTCCCAGCAACAAACTCTCTCGCCACAAATGCGACAGAGCCTGGAGATCCTGCAGGCCAATACCATGGAGCTCAGCCAGCTGCTCAGCCAGGCAGCGGAGATGAACCCCACCCTGGAGATCACCGAGGATACCGAGGAGCTTGATGATCGCCCACCCCCGGATGCGGAGACCGATTACGAGAACCTGTCCGAGTTCGACGACTACTGGCGTGAGGACGCCATCATGACCCAGGGGAGCCGACAGCACACCGCTGACGACGAGCAACGCCGCGAGTTCCTCTACAACTCCATCGTCGCGCCCCAGACCCTGCAACAACACCTGCTCGACCAACTCAACCGCGCGGCGGTCGATGATGAAAAGTACATGGCGGCCGAGTACCTGATCGGTTGTATCAATGACACCGGTTTTCTCGATGACCCGATCGAAGACATCGCCACAATCTCTCCTTTCACCCTCAAGCAGCTACGCTCCGCCCAGTCGCTGGTCCAGGGCTTTGACCCTCCGGGAGTGGCTGTGGAGAACCTGACCGAATCCTTGCTGCTGCAACTGCAGCTGCTGGGCCGTGGCGGTTCACTGGAAAGCCGCATTGTCGACCAGCACCTGAGCGACCTGGCACGCCGCCGTTTTTCCGATATCACACGCGCCCTCGGCGTTTCCCACGAAGCGGTGATTGAAGCCGCCGAACGTATTGCCCGGCTCAACCCTGATCCCGGTGCGGCGTTTGACGCCACATCGAACCCGCATGTCAGCGCCGACCTTGAGCTCCTGCGGGACGACGACGGGAATTTCTATGCGCGACTGACTGGCGATCATTTACCCAACATCCGCATCAGCAACCACTACAAGGATCTGTTAGCCAAACTCAACTCCGACCCCAAAGCCAGGAAATATCTGCGTGACAACATGCACGAAGGCAGACAGATCATCAATGCCGTGAGCCAACGTCAGGAAACACTGTTAAAAATCGGCACCGAGATCATCAAACGCCAGCCGGACTTCCTCGTCCACGGCAAGGGGAGACTCCGGCCCATGACCATGCACGATGTTGCAGAGGCGGTCGGTGTGCATGCCGCCACGATTTCCCGGGCCGTTTCCGCCAAGTACATCCTCACCCCTCACGGGATGATGGAGCTGCGCGCCTTTTTCTCCTCCGGTTACACCACCCGACAAGGCACCGAGATTTCCAACACCGGTGTCAGGGACGCCATCCAGCAGCTTGTCGCCAACGAGAACACCGCCAAACCCCTCTCCGATACGGTCATTGAAAAACAACTCAAGGCCAAGGGCATCAAAGTCGCACGCAGGACGATTGCAAAGTACCGTGACCAACTCGGTATTCTCCCGTCGCACTTAAGGAAAAGGCATGGGTAG
- a CDS encoding DUF1592 domain-containing protein encodes MAALRSKPSLLTLLAGAGLLVGWWLEPGLFAGSPGKSGTNSRVQTTQPHQAQVDDKHLMAGWNNDIKPMLEHYCYDCHGDGHRKGKLDMDVFTDLASMRANPAIWEHIQARIDYHLMPPPDKEQPPREKRNLLIAWINDAIFPVDPNNPDPGHVVLRRMNRVEYQNTIRDLLGVGIDAVSTLPPDDSGFGFDNMGSVLTISPAHIEKYLHTAELALNKALVIGPMKAAVKKCDPRGFRGDGRRDESGVYLFTRGTVSINPSIDRAGTYRLHVIASAQQAGDEPAFLDVGLKGKIIKRFKVGNDFGDEKTYSVDLKLNPGKNDLKLTFPNDFYDPKARDPNRRDRNLMIHGVHLEGPTNVVYEKPKSHQSVFITRQKDASDQLYARHVLTHFARKAFRRPAQPGEISRYLRLVESITRKEQSLELGIKGALQAMLVSPSFLFIGIDESAAQQNKKSSSLVSEHTLASRLSYFLWSSMPDSELLELADHGQLRANLDHQLTRMLKDDKAQQMVKNFSGQWLQLRDLAVITPDPKRFRSFTDALRNDMLLETEMLVDHILRGNKSLLDFLDADYSFINDRLAYHYQIDGVKGSQFRRVKLDHSHRRGILTHASLLTITSQPTRTSPVLRGKFVLENILDITPPPPPPDTQPLQDPREHAEGLTLREQLAIHREKNACAGCHNLMDPVGLAFEHYDAIGRYREFANGRAIDASGRLVTGEPLENAESLRKVISGTKRDAFIRCLTVKMMTYALGRGVNRYDRLTIEKILRDIKKKDYSSQALIRGIVLSTPFQHQRR; translated from the coding sequence ATGGCTGCATTACGGTCCAAACCATCCTTGCTGACCCTGCTCGCCGGAGCAGGATTACTGGTCGGCTGGTGGCTCGAACCTGGGTTGTTCGCTGGCTCCCCCGGCAAATCCGGAACCAATAGCCGCGTGCAAACGACACAGCCACACCAGGCTCAGGTCGATGATAAACACCTGATGGCCGGCTGGAACAATGACATCAAGCCGATGCTCGAGCATTATTGCTATGATTGCCATGGCGATGGACACCGCAAGGGGAAGCTCGATATGGATGTTTTCACCGATCTGGCCAGCATGCGGGCAAACCCAGCTATCTGGGAACATATCCAGGCGCGGATCGACTACCACTTGATGCCTCCCCCCGACAAGGAACAACCACCCCGTGAAAAACGGAACCTTCTGATCGCGTGGATCAATGATGCCATATTCCCAGTTGACCCTAACAATCCGGACCCCGGGCATGTGGTGTTGCGACGCATGAACCGGGTTGAATATCAGAACACCATCCGCGACCTGCTGGGCGTCGGCATCGATGCCGTTTCAACCCTACCTCCCGACGACTCGGGTTTTGGTTTTGATAACATGGGCAGTGTGCTCACCATCTCACCTGCCCATATTGAGAAATACCTACACACCGCTGAACTTGCCCTCAATAAAGCCCTGGTGATCGGGCCGATGAAGGCCGCTGTTAAAAAATGCGACCCGCGTGGATTCCGGGGTGACGGACGCCGTGACGAGAGCGGCGTTTACCTCTTTACCAGAGGAACTGTTAGTATCAACCCCTCCATTGACCGGGCGGGCACCTACCGCCTGCACGTCATCGCCTCCGCCCAACAAGCGGGCGACGAGCCCGCATTCCTTGACGTGGGCCTAAAAGGAAAAATCATCAAACGGTTCAAGGTCGGCAATGATTTTGGCGACGAAAAAACCTACTCGGTAGACCTCAAACTCAACCCAGGGAAAAACGACCTTAAACTAACCTTCCCAAATGATTTTTACGACCCCAAAGCCCGTGACCCGAACCGCAGGGACCGCAACCTCATGATTCACGGCGTCCACCTCGAGGGGCCAACCAACGTTGTTTACGAAAAACCCAAATCCCACCAGTCGGTTTTCATTACCCGTCAAAAGGATGCCTCCGACCAGCTCTACGCCCGCCATGTGCTGACCCATTTTGCCCGCAAAGCATTCCGCAGGCCAGCACAGCCCGGGGAAATCTCACGCTACCTAAGGTTGGTGGAAAGCATCACCAGGAAAGAACAATCGCTCGAACTGGGAATCAAGGGAGCTCTGCAGGCCATGCTCGTCTCGCCCTCGTTTCTATTCATTGGTATCGACGAATCCGCCGCGCAGCAAAACAAAAAATCCTCCTCCCTGGTCAGTGAACACACTCTCGCAAGCCGGCTTTCCTACTTCCTCTGGAGCAGTATGCCGGATAGCGAACTCCTCGAGCTTGCCGACCATGGCCAACTCCGTGCCAACCTGGATCATCAGCTCACCCGCATGCTCAAAGACGACAAGGCGCAACAAATGGTCAAGAACTTCTCCGGGCAGTGGCTCCAACTCCGCGACCTCGCCGTGATCACTCCCGATCCGAAACGTTTCCGCTCATTCACTGACGCCCTGCGCAATGACATGCTCCTTGAAACAGAAATGCTGGTCGATCACATTCTGCGCGGGAATAAGAGCCTGCTCGACTTCCTTGATGCCGACTATTCCTTCATCAATGACCGGCTCGCCTACCATTATCAGATCGATGGCGTCAAAGGCAGTCAATTCCGTCGGGTGAAACTGGACCACTCACACCGACGCGGCATCCTCACCCATGCATCGCTGCTGACGATCACCTCCCAACCGACCCGGACCTCGCCGGTCTTGCGCGGAAAGTTTGTGCTCGAAAACATCCTCGACATCACACCTCCCCCACCCCCTCCGGACACCCAACCGCTTCAAGATCCGCGGGAACACGCCGAGGGACTCACCCTGCGTGAGCAGCTTGCCATTCACCGGGAGAAAAATGCCTGCGCAGGCTGTCACAATCTGATGGACCCCGTTGGTCTCGCATTCGAACACTACGATGCCATTGGTAGATACCGTGAGTTTGCAAATGGTCGGGCGATCGATGCCTCAGGCAGACTCGTTACCGGCGAGCCTCTCGAAAATGCCGAATCACTGAGGAAGGTCATCTCCGGAACCAAGCGCGATGCATTCATCCGCTGCCTGACGGTAAAAATGATGACCTATGCGCTCGGCCGCGGTGTGAATCGCTACGATCGACTCACCATCGAAAAAATCCTTCGCGACATCAAAAAGAAGGACTATAGTTCACAAGCCCTCATCCGAGGTATCGTCCTCAGCACACCGTTTCAACACCAACGGCGCTAA
- a CDS encoding adenosylhomocysteinase produces the protein MSTTTLEKPKNDYKVADITLADFGRKEIDIAEHEMPGLMQTRAKYGPEKPLQGVRVMGSLHMTIQTAVLIETLVELGADVRWVSCNIFSTQDHAAAAIAKSGVPVFAWKGETLEEYWWCTWQALQFPNDGGEPLGPELIVDDGGDATLLIHKGYEMENGSDWVNQPAGSDEEQVIKNLLKKIGSEQPGIFARIVKDWKGVSEETTTGVHRLYEMAKKGTLLVPAINVNDSVTKSKFDNLYGCRESLVDGIKRATDVMISGKVAVVCGYGDVGKGCAQALRGQGAQVVVTEVDPICALQAAMEGYRVLTVEDTLGWGDIYVTTTGNYNIIRLEHMEKMKDQAIVCNIGHFDNEIQIDKLNKAEGVTRLNIKPQVDKYTFPSGNSLYMLAEGRLVNLGCATGHPSFVMSNSFANQTLAQIDLWKNKDSYKAGEVKVLPKHLDEEVARLHLEKIGCKLTTLTPEQADYIGVPQEGPYKPDHYRY, from the coding sequence ATGAGCACCACCACCTTGGAAAAACCCAAAAACGACTACAAAGTAGCCGACATCACACTCGCCGATTTCGGTAGAAAGGAAATCGACATCGCCGAGCACGAGATGCCCGGGCTGATGCAAACCCGTGCCAAGTATGGCCCCGAAAAACCGCTGCAAGGCGTCCGTGTCATGGGCTCGCTGCACATGACCATCCAGACGGCGGTTCTCATCGAGACCCTCGTCGAACTCGGTGCCGACGTCCGCTGGGTTTCCTGCAACATCTTCTCCACCCAGGATCACGCCGCCGCTGCCATCGCCAAGTCCGGTGTTCCTGTGTTCGCTTGGAAAGGCGAGACCCTTGAGGAATACTGGTGGTGCACCTGGCAGGCACTCCAGTTCCCGAACGATGGCGGCGAGCCACTCGGCCCCGAACTTATCGTGGATGACGGCGGCGACGCTACCCTCCTGATCCACAAGGGGTACGAAATGGAAAACGGATCCGACTGGGTCAATCAACCCGCGGGTTCCGACGAAGAGCAGGTCATTAAGAACCTGTTGAAAAAAATCGGCAGCGAGCAGCCCGGCATTTTCGCCCGCATCGTCAAGGACTGGAAAGGGGTTTCCGAGGAAACCACCACCGGTGTCCACCGTCTTTACGAAATGGCTAAAAAGGGAACCCTGTTAGTGCCCGCCATCAACGTCAACGACTCCGTGACCAAGTCCAAGTTCGACAACCTCTACGGCTGCCGCGAGTCACTGGTCGATGGTATTAAACGTGCCACCGATGTGATGATCTCAGGAAAGGTCGCCGTTGTCTGCGGCTACGGCGACGTCGGTAAAGGCTGTGCCCAGGCCCTCCGTGGCCAGGGTGCCCAGGTCGTGGTCACCGAAGTCGATCCCATCTGCGCGCTGCAAGCCGCCATGGAAGGTTACCGCGTGCTCACCGTTGAAGACACCCTCGGCTGGGGCGACATCTACGTCACCACCACCGGCAACTACAACATCATCCGCCTCGAGCACATGGAGAAAATGAAGGACCAGGCAATCGTCTGTAACATCGGTCACTTCGACAACGAGATTCAGATCGACAAACTGAACAAGGCCGAAGGGGTCACCAGGCTCAATATCAAACCACAGGTCGACAAGTACACTTTCCCTTCAGGAAACAGTCTCTATATGCTCGCCGAAGGCCGTCTGGTCAACCTCGGCTGCGCCACCGGTCACCCGAGTTTTGTGATGTCCAACAGCTTCGCCAACCAGACCCTGGCCCAGATCGATCTCTGGAAAAACAAGGACAGCTACAAGGCCGGTGAAGTGAAGGTTCTGCCCAAACACCTCGATGAAGAAGTCGCCCGACTCCACCTCGAGAAAATCGGCTGTAAGCTCACCACCCTCACTCCCGAGCAGGCCGACTACATTGGCGTGCCGCAAGAGGGGCCCTACAAGCCGGATCACTACCGCTATTAA
- a CDS encoding DUF1552 domain-containing protein has translation MERRTFLKGLGATVLLPQLESIGAAPAATTSSGCPLRMAFVYSPNGVNLSQWMPKGLGSSYTLGQSLKPLAALRRDFQIIGGLDLDKAKPNGDGAGDHARANATFLTGCQARKTSGENIHVGVSVDQIAAQQLGQLTRLPSLELSTDPPRRSGRCDSGYSCAYQFNLSWRSANTPMPAERNPRTVFERLFGSGNSKEDAKRRELNQSILDFVLEDAKRLHQKASVSDRAKLDEYMTSVREVEQRISRHESFRDQFPDQKKPTGIPRSYREHIRIMYDLMALAFRTDATRISTFMLAHDGSNRSFPDIGISEGHHSLSHHRGNPNTLEKIAQIDQFYIGEYARFLQQLKNLKEGEGSLLDNTMIVYGSGIGDGNRHNHTDLPLILAGGGGGSLKPGRHTRAKEGTPMTNLYLAMLERMGVDAKRVGDSSGVLNDV, from the coding sequence ATGGAAAGAAGAACATTCCTCAAAGGCCTCGGTGCCACGGTCCTCTTGCCTCAGCTCGAGTCAATCGGGGCGGCTCCAGCTGCCACCACGTCGTCGGGTTGCCCGCTACGCATGGCTTTTGTCTACTCCCCCAACGGCGTCAACCTCAGCCAATGGATGCCCAAGGGGCTGGGCTCCAGCTACACCCTTGGCCAGAGCCTGAAACCACTGGCAGCACTGCGCCGTGATTTTCAAATCATCGGCGGTCTCGACCTGGATAAAGCGAAACCTAACGGCGACGGTGCCGGTGACCACGCACGCGCCAACGCAACTTTCCTAACGGGTTGCCAGGCACGCAAGACTTCAGGCGAAAATATCCACGTAGGTGTCTCGGTCGACCAGATTGCCGCCCAGCAGCTCGGTCAGCTAACCCGGCTACCATCCCTTGAGTTAAGCACTGATCCGCCACGCCGGTCTGGTCGATGTGATTCCGGCTACTCCTGCGCCTATCAGTTTAATCTCTCTTGGCGTAGTGCCAACACTCCCATGCCCGCCGAACGTAACCCCCGCACCGTTTTCGAACGACTCTTCGGCTCCGGCAACTCAAAGGAAGACGCTAAACGCCGGGAGCTGAACCAGAGTATTCTCGATTTCGTGTTAGAGGATGCCAAGCGACTGCATCAAAAGGCGAGTGTGAGCGACCGGGCTAAACTCGACGAGTACATGACCTCGGTGCGGGAGGTCGAGCAGCGTATCAGCCGCCACGAAAGCTTCCGCGATCAGTTCCCCGATCAGAAAAAGCCCACGGGTATCCCCCGGAGTTACCGCGAACACATCCGTATCATGTATGACCTCATGGCTCTCGCCTTCCGCACGGACGCCACCCGCATCAGTACCTTCATGCTCGCACACGATGGGTCAAACCGCAGTTTCCCCGACATCGGTATTTCCGAAGGCCACCATTCCCTATCCCACCATCGCGGCAACCCCAATACCCTGGAAAAAATCGCCCAAATCGACCAGTTCTACATCGGTGAATATGCGCGTTTTCTACAACAACTGAAAAACCTCAAGGAGGGGGAAGGCTCGTTACTCGACAACACCATGATCGTCTACGGCTCGGGAATTGGTGACGGCAATCGACACAACCATACCGACCTCCCCCTCATCCTTGCTGGCGGCGGCGGCGGCAGTTTAAAGCCCGGCCGTCATACCAGGGCCAAGGAGGGAACCCCCATGACCAACCTCTACCTGGCCATGTTAGAACGCATGGGCGTAGATGCCAAGCGGGTTGGGGATTCGAGTGGTGTCCTGAATGATGTCTAA
- a CDS encoding helix-turn-helix transcriptional regulator — MKANGRIVPVGDLRTLGKALSSWEAFRGHFITATGVEIDLIHALFDRWESVAGRVHNPLCQQLVKGAPGCELCAETFALQIQRADEAEVGEFTTCCCYAGQRFSVTRLTESPNANIYLLVGRVPMPQVNSAISEEKYQGALQLASIILSQLQLDWEDDQLQNSLEMPLSIRKACHYIHDHFHENCHVEDVADHCGLSRDWLSRHFKKATGHSLPEYIRQHRLDSAAELLTETDRSITEICFESGFQSISQFNRLFHKKFSMSPSAFRKQAPEKSGRD; from the coding sequence ATGAAAGCCAATGGCAGAATCGTCCCTGTCGGGGACCTGCGTACCCTGGGTAAAGCCCTTAGCTCTTGGGAGGCTTTCCGCGGACATTTTATCACGGCCACGGGTGTGGAGATTGATTTGATTCATGCATTGTTCGACCGATGGGAAAGTGTTGCGGGAAGAGTCCATAACCCACTTTGCCAACAACTCGTCAAGGGTGCCCCGGGATGCGAACTCTGCGCTGAAACGTTCGCCTTGCAGATTCAGCGAGCAGACGAAGCGGAAGTCGGTGAATTCACGACCTGCTGTTGTTATGCAGGCCAGAGGTTTTCCGTCACCAGGCTAACCGAATCCCCTAACGCCAACATCTATCTTCTTGTCGGCAGGGTGCCCATGCCCCAGGTCAACTCGGCTATTTCCGAGGAAAAATACCAAGGTGCCCTGCAACTGGCGTCGATCATCCTGTCCCAGCTCCAGCTGGACTGGGAAGATGATCAACTGCAAAACTCCTTGGAAATGCCCTTGTCGATCCGCAAAGCCTGTCACTACATTCACGATCATTTTCACGAAAATTGCCATGTCGAAGATGTGGCGGACCACTGCGGGCTAAGCCGCGACTGGCTTTCACGGCATTTCAAGAAGGCCACCGGCCACAGTCTGCCCGAATACATCCGCCAACACCGGCTTGACTCTGCCGCTGAACTGCTGACCGAAACGGATCGATCCATCACGGAGATCTGTTTTGAGTCAGGTTTCCAGTCGATCTCCCAATTCAACCGGCTTTTTCACAAGAAATTCTCGATGTCTCCGAGCGCATTCAGAAAACAGGCACCTGAAAAGTCCGGGCGCGATTGA
- a CDS encoding MFS transporter, translating into MQGIRSKLNKGGTWWIAVGFFLISVAPGLWLPALPNMLKAQGIEWVLPYAFAVGPLASLFSPLIFGSMADYRFSAQKLAGTLSMLGAAFLGMAFLSLYQGWGAWPYLVFQTMNAFIAAPMWALLSTVTLANIDDAQKKFPLFRVWGSIGWVAAGWWVSMMNWDSSPVAGMAAAGVRLFFGLSCFMMPDTKPQGQVELGKPNWRKNFGLEALVLFKDPSMRVFLITALLFSIPLGAFYMYAPIQLKELGDGHPAASMTLGQITEIVAMLSLGWLLARGRLRWVLLASLMLGITRYSLFAYSGWSGGLIWMWVGIAMHGPCYTFFFVTGQMLVDRQVQPGMRSQAQALLGTISGGIGGLLGSLFCGFCYARTDGLPNEWTFFWGGLAVIVVGCALYFVTGYGRKA; encoded by the coding sequence GTGCAGGGAATCCGATCGAAGTTAAACAAGGGGGGGACATGGTGGATAGCCGTCGGCTTCTTCCTGATTTCCGTGGCTCCCGGACTGTGGCTTCCCGCATTGCCTAACATGCTGAAGGCGCAGGGGATCGAGTGGGTTTTACCCTACGCGTTTGCGGTGGGGCCATTGGCCTCGTTGTTTTCGCCGCTGATTTTTGGATCCATGGCCGACTACCGGTTTTCAGCGCAGAAGCTCGCGGGCACGCTCTCGATGCTGGGCGCCGCTTTTCTGGGTATGGCCTTCCTGTCATTGTACCAAGGTTGGGGAGCGTGGCCGTATCTTGTTTTCCAGACGATGAATGCATTTATCGCCGCGCCAATGTGGGCGTTGCTCTCGACGGTCACGCTGGCAAATATCGATGATGCGCAGAAAAAATTTCCCTTGTTCCGGGTCTGGGGATCCATCGGCTGGGTGGCTGCCGGTTGGTGGGTGAGTATGATGAACTGGGATAGCTCACCGGTGGCGGGTATGGCGGCGGCCGGGGTGAGGTTGTTTTTTGGGTTGTCATGTTTCATGATGCCCGACACCAAACCGCAGGGGCAAGTGGAGCTAGGGAAGCCCAACTGGAGAAAGAATTTTGGTCTCGAAGCCCTGGTGTTATTCAAGGACCCCTCAATGCGGGTGTTTCTCATCACGGCCCTTTTGTTTTCGATTCCGCTCGGAGCCTTTTACATGTACGCGCCGATTCAGTTGAAGGAACTCGGGGATGGACATCCTGCCGCTTCGATGACCCTGGGCCAGATCACGGAGATTGTCGCCATGTTGTCGTTAGGCTGGTTACTGGCGAGAGGGCGCTTGCGCTGGGTGCTGTTAGCCTCACTGATGCTGGGTATTACCCGTTACAGCCTGTTTGCTTACTCCGGATGGAGTGGTGGGTTGATATGGATGTGGGTGGGTATTGCCATGCACGGGCCGTGTTATACTTTCTTTTTTGTCACGGGGCAGATGCTGGTCGACCGTCAGGTCCAGCCGGGGATGCGCAGCCAGGCGCAAGCCTTGTTGGGAACCATTTCCGGGGGGATTGGTGGATTACTGGGAAGTCTCTTTTGTGGTTTCTGCTATGCCAGGACCGATGGCCTGCCGAACGAGTGGACCTTCTTCTGGGGTGGGCTGGCCGTCATCGTGGTTGGCTGTGCCCTTTATTTTGTGACGGGCTATGGCAGGAAGGCATAG